A window of the Mesotoga prima MesG1.Ag.4.2 genome harbors these coding sequences:
- a CDS encoding NUDIX hydrolase, translated as MERSVGEERIFSGRILGLERHTVILQDGSLALREVVRHPGAVAIVAFVSEQLLLVRQFRFPVQKYMLEIPAGKLDAGERPEDCARRELLEETGYVPRFLHKLITIETSPGFSDEIIHIYVGEVEKSQEPCPDEGEFVEPVLVDSKEVVKMIIGGQITDSKTVSGILLAFAGRESDKYD; from the coding sequence ATGGAGCGTTCAGTTGGAGAAGAGAGGATTTTTTCAGGAAGAATTCTGGGGCTTGAAAGACATACAGTAATTTTGCAGGATGGAAGTCTAGCTCTCAGAGAGGTGGTTAGGCATCCCGGGGCCGTCGCGATTGTCGCATTTGTCAGTGAGCAGTTGCTTCTTGTAAGGCAGTTCCGATTTCCGGTTCAGAAGTACATGCTTGAAATACCGGCTGGAAAGCTTGATGCGGGCGAGAGACCTGAAGATTGTGCTAGAAGAGAGTTGCTTGAGGAAACTGGCTACGTACCAAGATTTCTGCACAAATTGATTACAATAGAAACCTCTCCGGGCTTTTCCGATGAGATAATTCACATATATGTTGGTGAAGTAGAGAAGTCTCAGGAGCCGTGTCCCGATGAGGGGGAATTTGTTGAGCCGGTTCTGGTTGATTCTAAAGAGGTTGTAAAGATGATAATTGGTGGTCAAATTACCGATAGCAAGACGGTTTCTGGTATTTTGCTCGCTTTTGCTGGAAGGGAAAGTGATAAGTATGATTAG
- a CDS encoding cytidine deaminase, with the protein MIDRLEEKALIQKAIEAKERSYSPYSKFPVGAALLTEEGRVFVGTNVENSSYGLSMCAERSAIVSAVSNGYRKFRSIAIVSDRKEPTSPCGACRQFMVEFGNFEVILVGEENIKRTTTFELLPMHFEMEK; encoded by the coding sequence ATGATAGACAGATTGGAGGAGAAGGCACTAATACAGAAAGCTATTGAGGCTAAGGAGCGATCATACTCCCCTTACTCGAAATTTCCCGTTGGTGCGGCTCTACTTACCGAAGAAGGCCGAGTTTTCGTAGGAACCAATGTTGAAAATAGTTCGTACGGACTATCTATGTGCGCAGAGAGGTCGGCCATCGTCTCGGCTGTTTCAAATGGGTACAGGAAGTTCAGAAGTATAGCCATAGTAAGTGACAGGAAGGAGCCGACTTCTCCTTGTGGAGCCTGCAGGCAGTTTATGGTGGAATTTGGGAACTTTGAAGTGATATTAGTAGGAGAAGAGAATATTAAGAGAACAACTACATTTGAGTTGCTGCCGATGCATTTTGAGATGGAGAAGTGA
- the panB gene encoding 3-methyl-2-oxobutanoate hydroxymethyltransferase — protein sequence MNVREIVQMKGQSKLSVISAYSYFEAKFAEEAGLDMIIVGDSLGTLVMGKRDTLSVTMDEMIWSLKSVRRGAENSFIVADMPFGSYQCSREKAVENVVSFLRHGASAVKIEGGFETANLIKHLVDSGFPVMGHIGITPHHASLVGEYPVQGRDEKSIKRLIESVNELEEAGVFAILLEMVVEDVAKRLTEDSSVPTIGLGSGRYCDGQFLRWHDLLGINDESSPRYIKRFADLKSNIISALRRFDEEVKSGVFPEEKNAFEGTEEI from the coding sequence ATGAATGTGAGAGAAATCGTCCAAATGAAGGGTCAAAGTAAACTGTCTGTGATCTCTGCTTACAGCTATTTTGAAGCGAAGTTTGCTGAAGAGGCAGGACTGGACATGATCATAGTAGGGGATTCTCTCGGAACGCTTGTGATGGGGAAAAGGGATACTCTCTCGGTAACAATGGACGAAATGATATGGTCCTTAAAGTCAGTCAGAAGGGGAGCGGAAAATAGTTTTATAGTTGCCGATATGCCCTTTGGCTCTTATCAATGTTCCAGGGAAAAAGCCGTTGAAAACGTGGTCTCCTTTTTGAGACATGGAGCCAGCGCTGTCAAAATCGAAGGCGGTTTCGAGACTGCAAACCTTATAAAACATTTGGTTGATAGTGGTTTTCCTGTAATGGGTCATATCGGGATAACTCCACATCACGCCAGTTTGGTCGGAGAATATCCTGTACAGGGAAGAGACGAAAAAAGCATAAAGAGACTAATTGAGTCTGTCAACGAATTAGAGGAGGCGGGCGTCTTTGCAATACTTCTTGAAATGGTTGTCGAAGATGTAGCGAAAAGGCTTACGGAAGATAGTTCTGTCCCCACAATTGGTCTGGGTTCTGGTCGATATTGTGACGGGCAGTTTCTTCGATGGCATGATCTACTTGGCATCAACGACGAATCTAGTCCAAGATACATTAAGAGATTTGCCGATCTTAAATCCAATATCATATCAGCACTTCGAAGATTTGATGAAGAGGTGAAGTCTGGCGTCTTTCCCGAGGAGAAAAATGCTTTTGAAGGGACAGAGGAGATTTGA
- a CDS encoding ribosome maturation factor RimP produces MEDLKKELFELANEVASNLGYSIYDLGLGRRGKKRLVKITIDKLDGYVSISDCESFSADFGRALDSADLVPFSYDLVVESPGLERALRDLKDYVRFTGEKAKVILKEPIEGVSVLIGKIISCENDVVTVESSENGKEIAFHFSNVKRANLKL; encoded by the coding sequence GTGGAGGACCTGAAGAAAGAGCTTTTCGAGCTGGCAAATGAAGTCGCAAGCAACCTGGGCTATTCGATCTATGATCTCGGGCTAGGAAGAAGAGGTAAGAAAAGACTTGTTAAGATCACGATCGATAAGCTCGATGGATATGTTTCTATAAGCGACTGTGAATCATTCTCGGCCGATTTTGGTAGAGCGCTTGATTCAGCGGACCTCGTCCCATTTTCTTACGATCTTGTTGTAGAGTCTCCCGGACTGGAACGCGCTCTAAGGGATTTGAAGGATTACGTAAGATTCACAGGTGAGAAGGCAAAGGTGATTCTCAAGGAACCCATTGAAGGGGTTTCGGTTTTGATTGGGAAGATCATCTCATGCGAAAACGACGTTGTCACTGTTGAGAGTTCCGAGAACGGTAAAGAGATAGCATTCCACTTTTCAAATGTTAAGCGCGCAAACTTAAAACTATAA
- the hutI gene encoding imidazolonepropionase, translating into MVKADLAILNIGQIASPKKAGPIRGKEMSSLETRHNMHIAIEGGKISYVGRENVEAREYIDGTGLVAIPGFVDSHTHIPFVGSRSKEFLMRLSGKSYMEIMKTGGGIRSTVKEVRKASASELVAESLRHLDRMLSLGVTTIEGKSGYGLDKENELKQLKVLKTLDSIHPVDLVPTFLGAHAVAEEYESSDSFLYSMAEMLDDVSEYTDTVDIFCENGVFSENQSRWYLKRAKEKGFKLKLHADELSASGGGRLAVELGALSADHLISADDGTLELLSNSNTVATILPGTSFFLNEAFAKGRELVDRGAIVALASDFNPGSCNIYDPFFIIFLAVSRCGLSVEEAIIAYTVNGAKALCLEDRKGRIEAGFDADLVLIKAGDYSEIVYNFSRNIVSGVIKSGKRVR; encoded by the coding sequence ATGGTAAAAGCTGACCTTGCAATCTTGAATATTGGGCAGATAGCTTCTCCGAAAAAGGCCGGCCCAATAAGAGGCAAGGAGATGTCCTCTCTTGAAACACGACACAATATGCATATCGCAATCGAGGGAGGGAAGATATCCTATGTTGGTAGGGAAAACGTGGAGGCGCGTGAGTACATAGATGGAACTGGACTCGTGGCCATTCCTGGATTTGTAGATAGTCACACTCATATTCCCTTCGTAGGTAGCAGAAGCAAAGAGTTTTTGATGCGACTGTCCGGTAAGAGCTACATGGAAATAATGAAGACCGGCGGGGGTATAAGATCAACAGTTAAAGAGGTGAGGAAGGCTTCGGCTTCTGAATTGGTTGCAGAGTCACTTAGACATCTCGATCGCATGCTTTCCCTCGGAGTCACTACTATCGAAGGAAAAAGCGGCTACGGTCTCGACAAAGAAAATGAATTGAAGCAGCTGAAGGTTTTGAAAACACTTGATTCTATTCATCCAGTTGATCTTGTCCCGACTTTTCTTGGTGCGCATGCTGTAGCCGAGGAGTATGAATCGTCGGACAGTTTTCTCTACTCGATGGCAGAAATGCTCGATGACGTGTCAGAGTATACCGATACAGTCGACATCTTCTGTGAAAATGGTGTCTTTAGTGAGAATCAGTCTAGGTGGTATTTAAAGCGAGCAAAGGAAAAGGGATTCAAGTTGAAGCTTCACGCCGATGAGCTTTCTGCGTCTGGAGGCGGAAGACTGGCAGTTGAGTTGGGGGCGCTTTCGGCAGACCATTTGATTTCTGCCGACGATGGGACCTTGGAGCTCTTATCGAATAGCAATACGGTTGCAACGATCCTGCCGGGAACTTCCTTCTTTCTTAACGAGGCCTTTGCAAAGGGGAGGGAGCTCGTTGACCGTGGCGCCATAGTTGCACTGGCATCGGACTTCAATCCAGGTTCATGCAATATTTATGATCCCTTTTTCATAATCTTTCTAGCTGTTTCCCGTTGCGGTTTGTCTGTAGAAGAGGCAATAATCGCGTATACTGTGAACGGCGCTAAAGCCTTGTGCCTTGAGGATAGAAAAGGGAGGATCGAGGCAGGATTCGATGCCGACCTTGTTCTGATAAAGGCCGGTGATTACAGCGAAATAGTATACAACTTTTCCAGGAACATTGTAAGCGGAGTAATAAAGAGCGGAAAAAGGGTAAGATGA
- a CDS encoding hemolysin family protein: MEDPTSSGDPVSILLNLLLLGFLLYLSGVFSGTETALMSMGKLKLRDLVDSKEKRFSKSVKFFVQNPNSVLTAILVMNNVVNILSSSLATLLALQVLPDNSAGVAAALVTGIMTFLILIFGEITPKIYARENSERLFRRTITFISAITIVLKPILWLLLRISSFFIVIIGGKKAEFAPFITEDEIKSAVDAGHKEGVLQSEERMIMKRTLELKDISVKEIMTPRVEIVALEEEQPLIDLMELVQSEGYSRYPIYRENIDRIVGVCYAKDLLNFILDRKDNDVLQTIRVEEIMRYPYFVPETKKVDDLLREFKEKKNHLAVVIDEYGGTAGIITMEDVIEELTGEILDEYDEESEEIMIERLGEREYIVDGMTPINDIERELEQPFPETEFETIGGYLLEVLERFPEVGEKIIVDGFTFEVLAAGKNKVEKIRLIVDRRSVDDRQIGGEGTNTESY; this comes from the coding sequence GTGGAAGACCCTACTAGTAGCGGGGATCCTGTATCGATTTTATTGAATCTGTTATTGCTTGGCTTTCTTCTTTATCTTTCGGGTGTCTTCTCTGGAACAGAAACTGCTCTTATGTCAATGGGTAAATTAAAACTCCGTGACCTTGTCGATAGCAAAGAAAAGCGATTCAGCAAGTCGGTGAAGTTTTTTGTTCAAAACCCGAATTCAGTTCTCACAGCAATTCTCGTGATGAACAATGTTGTCAACATACTGTCTTCGTCACTTGCAACCTTGCTTGCATTGCAGGTTCTTCCAGATAACTCGGCCGGAGTTGCCGCAGCTTTAGTGACGGGCATTATGACCTTTCTCATTCTCATCTTTGGAGAAATTACACCCAAAATCTATGCGCGTGAGAATTCCGAGCGTTTATTCAGAAGAACAATCACCTTTATATCGGCAATCACGATTGTCTTGAAACCAATATTGTGGTTATTATTGCGGATTTCGAGTTTCTTTATAGTAATTATCGGTGGGAAAAAGGCCGAATTCGCACCTTTCATAACTGAAGACGAAATAAAATCTGCAGTAGATGCGGGGCATAAGGAAGGGGTTCTTCAGTCGGAAGAGAGAATGATTATGAAGAGAACTCTGGAGCTGAAAGATATATCGGTGAAGGAGATCATGACGCCCAGAGTCGAAATCGTTGCTCTTGAGGAAGAACAACCGCTGATAGATCTGATGGAACTCGTGCAATCCGAAGGATACTCTAGATATCCGATTTACAGGGAGAATATCGATAGGATTGTGGGTGTTTGCTATGCTAAAGATCTTCTGAACTTCATTCTCGACAGAAAGGACAACGATGTCCTCCAGACGATCCGTGTCGAAGAGATTATGAGGTATCCATATTTTGTTCCTGAGACGAAGAAGGTTGACGATCTTCTTAGGGAGTTCAAAGAGAAGAAGAATCATCTCGCAGTTGTTATAGATGAGTATGGAGGAACTGCCGGTATCATTACCATGGAAGATGTCATCGAAGAGCTTACGGGTGAAATACTGGACGAATATGATGAAGAGTCAGAAGAGATAATGATAGAGAGATTGGGAGAGAGAGAATACATAGTTGATGGAATGACTCCGATAAACGATATTGAGAGAGAACTGGAACAGCCATTTCCTGAAACGGAGTTCGAGACAATTGGCGGTTACCTGCTAGAAGTTCTTGAGAGATTTCCGGAAGTGGGAGAAAAGATTATCGTAGACGGATTCACTTTCGAAGTTCTTGCTGCGGGAAAGAACAAAGTTGAGAAAATCAGGCTAATTGTAGACAGGAGGAGCGTTGATGATAGACAGATTGGAGGAGAAGGCACTAATACAGAAAGCTATTGA
- the ftcD gene encoding glutamate formimidoyltransferase — protein MRLIESVPNFSEGRRLDVVERIVEEAKKIEGVWILDYSSDPDHNRSVITITGEPEAVEAALFNMTLKAKELIDLNNHSGEHPRMGATDVIPLVPVMNVTKEECIALSKKLGKRIGEELRIPVYLYEDSASTPERISLSNIRKGEFENFASKIASDQWKPDFGPSEIHPSAGVTAVGCREYLIAFNVNLGTNKIEIANKIAKSVRHISGGFRYVKALGFKLEDRDIVQISMNMTNYRKTPLFRVFEVIKSEAERHGVPIVGSEIVGLTPLQALVDVADHYLRLEKFTSSSILEKKVLDFIADKER, from the coding sequence ATGAGACTTATTGAATCAGTCCCAAATTTCAGTGAAGGAAGAAGACTTGACGTTGTTGAACGGATTGTAGAAGAGGCCAAGAAGATTGAAGGCGTCTGGATTCTTGATTACTCAAGCGATCCAGATCACAATCGTTCTGTAATCACTATTACCGGTGAACCGGAAGCTGTAGAAGCTGCTTTGTTTAACATGACTCTTAAAGCAAAAGAACTGATTGATCTTAATAATCACTCAGGTGAACATCCAAGAATGGGCGCCACTGATGTTATTCCTCTTGTTCCTGTAATGAATGTTACAAAAGAAGAATGCATTGCGCTTTCAAAGAAACTTGGGAAAAGAATAGGAGAGGAACTTCGAATTCCTGTCTACCTGTATGAGGATTCTGCATCAACGCCCGAACGAATTAGCCTTTCAAACATAAGGAAGGGAGAATTCGAGAACTTCGCTTCAAAGATTGCTTCCGACCAATGGAAGCCAGATTTCGGCCCCTCAGAGATTCACCCGTCTGCTGGAGTAACGGCTGTTGGTTGTAGGGAATACTTGATTGCCTTCAACGTGAATCTTGGCACGAATAAGATAGAAATTGCAAACAAGATTGCGAAGTCTGTAAGGCATATAAGCGGAGGATTTCGCTATGTGAAGGCTCTCGGCTTCAAGCTGGAGGATAGGGATATAGTGCAGATTTCAATGAATATGACTAACTATAGAAAGACTCCACTTTTCAGGGTCTTTGAGGTGATAAAATCAGAGGCTGAAAGACATGGAGTTCCCATAGTCGGATCGGAGATAGTTGGATTAACGCCACTTCAGGCGCTTGTGGATGTTGCAGATCATTATTTGAGATTAGAAAAGTTCACAAGCTCTTCGATCCTCGAGAAAAAAGTCCTGGACTTCATTGCGGACAAGGAAAGGTAA
- a CDS encoding biotin--[acetyl-CoA-carboxylase] ligase: MLLKGQRRFDVFRQIHSDFEDEIPTMMVGENIVSFSEIDSTNVYAKNNLDKLPSGTVVWALSQTSGYGRHNSFWYSNKGGLWFSIVFKPSLIREPNEYTKVVSVAVAETMIKMGINSVGIKWPNDVLIGKRKVAGILTEAIFSGISVNAIVVGVGINVNNELPEEIRQIAISLGMVINKHISLEMLLDKVLKRVEFLRKNYLIRGKNRYLTRRWKKYLAFAEKDEITVSLPNGEKITGIINSITPSSLCLEREDGVILEINSGEILL, encoded by the coding sequence ATGCTTTTGAAGGGACAGAGGAGATTTGACGTTTTTCGCCAGATTCACTCGGATTTTGAGGATGAAATCCCGACCATGATGGTAGGCGAAAACATTGTATCATTCTCCGAAATAGACTCAACAAATGTGTACGCCAAGAATAACCTGGACAAACTTCCCTCCGGAACCGTCGTCTGGGCTCTCTCGCAAACTTCGGGTTATGGAAGGCACAATAGTTTCTGGTACTCCAATAAGGGCGGATTGTGGTTCTCTATAGTCTTCAAACCGTCGTTGATAAGGGAACCCAATGAGTACACAAAAGTAGTTTCGGTAGCTGTCGCAGAAACGATGATCAAGATGGGTATTAATTCAGTTGGCATAAAGTGGCCAAACGACGTGCTCATTGGAAAAAGGAAAGTGGCAGGTATTTTGACCGAAGCGATCTTCTCGGGGATATCGGTAAACGCTATTGTGGTAGGCGTCGGGATAAATGTAAACAACGAACTCCCTGAAGAGATTAGGCAGATCGCCATAAGTCTGGGAATGGTTATTAACAAACACATATCACTGGAAATGCTTCTCGATAAAGTTCTTAAGAGAGTAGAGTTCCTTCGAAAAAACTATCTAATTCGAGGGAAAAACAGATATCTAACACGCAGATGGAAAAAATATCTAGCTTTTGCGGAAAAAGATGAAATAACTGTATCCCTACCCAATGGTGAAAAAATCACTGGTATAATTAATAGCATCACTCCCTCATCTTTATGCCTTGAAAGAGAAGACGGAGTGATCCTCGAGATCAACTCCGGGGAGATTCTACTCTAG
- a CDS encoding FtsW/RodA/SpoVE family cell cycle protein: MKRRVEFLLPIIMVSLMIFGLVVLYSATFGESEAYLFGRQLVWVLLSCAVFVFTAYVVKKELWKSLSFPFIILSTVSLAAVLYLDSGEASRRWIDLGIASFQPSELAKFSLIIFLGNVYSRDAKHRFGLFSLGIFFTLVFVGLIYLEPDLGTTIIVLIIWYFMTLISKRYDRLMIAITVLIAFLAPIVFMYGLKPYQRDRLLSFLHPEEYASGAAYNTIQAIRAIGSGGLKGTGYLQGTMNRLGYVPADHTDFIFSVLGEELGFIGAVSLLVLYLLLLWRVWSITRKTGSEFGRIVLSGIFAVFAFHVVENVGMNLGLLPVTGIPLPFVSYGGSSSMLFALQLGIVHSYSVKEIEYDKEQRE; this comes from the coding sequence ATGAAGCGAAGAGTTGAGTTCTTACTTCCGATAATCATGGTTTCTTTGATGATATTTGGACTTGTCGTTCTGTACAGCGCTACTTTCGGCGAAAGTGAGGCGTACCTGTTTGGAAGACAATTGGTCTGGGTCCTGCTTTCTTGCGCAGTGTTCGTCTTTACCGCGTATGTTGTAAAGAAAGAGCTATGGAAAAGCTTATCTTTTCCATTTATCATCCTTTCGACAGTTTCACTCGCGGCAGTTCTCTATCTAGATTCTGGTGAAGCTTCAAGAAGGTGGATAGACCTAGGAATTGCAAGTTTTCAACCGTCAGAGCTAGCGAAATTCTCTTTGATAATTTTCCTTGGGAATGTTTATTCAAGAGACGCTAAGCACAGGTTTGGATTGTTTTCGCTGGGTATATTTTTCACTCTTGTTTTTGTGGGTCTTATATATCTAGAACCCGATCTGGGCACGACAATCATTGTATTGATCATATGGTATTTCATGACGTTGATTAGCAAGAGATATGACAGGCTTATGATCGCAATAACTGTTCTAATTGCCTTTTTGGCTCCTATTGTTTTCATGTATGGTCTAAAACCCTACCAAAGAGACAGGTTGTTAAGCTTCCTTCATCCTGAAGAATACGCTTCAGGAGCTGCATACAATACGATTCAGGCAATAAGAGCAATAGGTTCGGGCGGCCTTAAAGGGACAGGATATCTTCAGGGTACAATGAACAGACTGGGATATGTTCCCGCAGATCACACGGATTTCATCTTTTCGGTTCTTGGTGAGGAGTTGGGTTTCATCGGAGCTGTGTCTCTGCTTGTTCTGTACCTGCTCCTTTTATGGAGGGTTTGGTCCATCACAAGAAAAACTGGCAGTGAGTTTGGTAGAATAGTTCTTAGCGGGATATTTGCAGTTTTTGCATTTCACGTCGTTGAAAATGTTGGAATGAATCTTGGACTCCTGCCTGTTACTGGAATCCCTTTGCCATTTGTTAGTTATGGCGGGTCGTCGTCTATGTTATTTGCGCTTCAGTTAGGGATTGTACATAGTTATTCTGTGAAAGAGATCGAATATGATAAAGAGCAGAGAGAGTAG
- a CDS encoding S4 domain-containing protein, whose translation MRIDKFLKMNGIIKRRVVAKQAIEKGYVFRNKIRAKPSSEVEPGDLVSVRFFNRVLVVRVKEGFESEIVEETRVESPRS comes from the coding sequence TTGCGCATCGACAAATTCTTGAAAATGAACGGAATTATCAAACGAAGAGTAGTAGCCAAGCAGGCAATTGAAAAGGGCTACGTATTCAGAAACAAGATCAGAGCAAAGCCTTCTTCGGAAGTTGAGCCCGGAGATCTTGTTTCAGTAAGATTTTTCAACAGAGTACTTGTAGTAAGAGTAAAAGAGGGATTCGAGTCAGAGATCGTGGAGGAAACTAGAGTAGAATCTCCCCGGAGTTGA
- a CDS encoding 23S rRNA (pseudouridine(1915)-N(3))-methyltransferase RlmH has protein sequence MNIRIVGTGKPKSNFIVEGVEQYRKWLGAFGRVDLEYFPLGGTTAREREQVKEREGRRYLKAADSQDKILLLDAQGEQYSSQEFARMLEKWQNIGVSNLSFFVGGPLGFSNEVLSKGWQKLSLSRMTFTHEMAVLILLEQLFRAFAILGNRPYHY, from the coding sequence ATGAATATTAGGATTGTTGGTACAGGAAAACCAAAGTCAAATTTCATTGTTGAAGGTGTAGAACAATACAGAAAGTGGCTTGGTGCTTTTGGAAGAGTTGATCTAGAATATTTCCCGCTTGGTGGGACGACCGCCAGAGAAAGAGAGCAAGTGAAGGAGAGAGAGGGCAGAAGATACTTGAAAGCTGCAGATTCGCAGGACAAGATTCTGCTTCTTGATGCCCAAGGGGAACAGTACTCCTCGCAGGAGTTTGCACGAATGCTTGAAAAATGGCAAAATATAGGTGTAAGCAATCTGTCTTTCTTTGTAGGAGGACCTTTAGGATTTAGTAATGAGGTCCTTTCTAAGGGCTGGCAGAAACTGTCTTTGTCAAGGATGACCTTTACTCACGAAATGGCTGTTCTTATCCTATTGGAGCAGCTTTTTCGGGCATTTGCGATCCTGGGCAACAGACCGTATCATTATTGA
- a CDS encoding ABC transporter permease yields MRFLRLVKNDLLLIVKSRAFLFVLILLPVILAAISSITSETGGYSDLRIGIINEDKTFIGLFFVQYATSMLKGENILQLSNREEIDSVIDKLDGVFIIPRGFANKLLFQEPSELVFIPNPGSMQTAVAVYQVLSNVLREFKALPVVADPEFMKTVEIDPNYVAPSLTVEGISESKLSFSSLLFPIVLVTTIMFITSIGAATGIYEDRRNGVIDLLRLSDVGSVKYIIAKTVSFLIFSTAQVLIFITAGRLFGLEIASNLILYVVVLEVYILLFTSIGLLIGTILNSSRSAQLTSITLVTAVLILSGILIPHSMFPDWLESFSRSLPTTSLLVVLQGISMLDFTFPMVVLPTAINLLIAIAIIILTGFVASREDISLAD; encoded by the coding sequence TTGAGATTCCTTAGACTTGTTAAGAACGATCTTCTTCTAATAGTTAAATCGAGGGCTTTTCTTTTTGTGCTTATCCTTTTGCCAGTTATTTTGGCGGCCATATCTTCTATAACCTCCGAAACGGGAGGTTATTCCGACCTAAGAATAGGAATAATAAATGAAGACAAGACTTTCATAGGTCTCTTTTTTGTGCAGTACGCGACCTCTATGCTGAAAGGAGAGAACATACTTCAGCTATCGAACAGAGAGGAGATAGACTCGGTGATCGACAAACTCGACGGGGTCTTCATAATTCCCAGAGGATTTGCGAACAAGCTTCTCTTTCAGGAACCCTCTGAACTGGTTTTCATTCCAAACCCAGGATCAATGCAAACTGCAGTTGCCGTCTATCAGGTTTTGAGCAATGTTCTGAGAGAGTTCAAAGCCCTTCCGGTTGTAGCAGATCCCGAATTCATGAAGACCGTGGAGATCGACCCGAACTACGTAGCGCCCTCTCTCACAGTTGAAGGTATCTCCGAGTCTAAGCTAAGCTTCTCTTCACTTCTCTTTCCTATAGTTCTGGTTACAACGATTATGTTCATAACATCAATAGGAGCTGCTACGGGTATCTATGAAGACAGAAGGAACGGTGTGATAGATCTTCTCCGACTATCAGATGTGGGATCAGTGAAATATATAATTGCCAAGACGGTCAGTTTTTTGATTTTTTCAACTGCGCAGGTTTTGATCTTCATTACGGCCGGAAGATTGTTTGGGCTTGAAATTGCGTCGAATCTGATTCTTTATGTGGTGGTGTTAGAAGTCTACATTCTCCTGTTTACATCTATAGGACTTCTCATAGGGACAATACTGAATTCTTCAAGGAGTGCTCAATTAACGTCAATAACGCTTGTCACAGCGGTATTGATTCTGAGCGGAATTCTGATACCTCATTCAATGTTCCCCGATTGGCTCGAATCGTTCAGTCGAAGTCTCCCAACCACCTCCCTCCTTGTCGTACTCCAGGGAATATCAATGCTTGACTTCACTTTTCCCATGGTCGTTTTGCCCACTGCAATTAATCTTCTGATAGCAATCGCAATAATAATCCTAACCGGGTTTGTCGCATCTAGGGAGGACATCTCGCTAGCAGACTAA